In a genomic window of Nothobranchius furzeri strain GRZ-AD chromosome 14, NfurGRZ-RIMD1, whole genome shotgun sequence:
- the LOC139062667 gene encoding spectrin alpha chain, non-erythrocytic 1-like isoform X3, whose protein sequence is MSDLSAYGSSIQALKEQAQSCRDLKANESRLRDINKVASELESEGLMAEEAPMVQAQQQEHLGSAPGKDEADSNTASPWKTVRLGVQTTANFNSIKVRGSSSLPV, encoded by the exons atgtcggacctgtcggcttacggcagcagcatccaggccctgaaggagcaggcccagtcctgcagg gacctgaaggccaatgagtcccgcctgagggacatcaacaaggtggcatctgaactggagtcagaaggtctgatggctgaggaggctcctatggttcaggctcag caacaagaacatctgggttctgctcctggaaag gatgaagccgactctaacacggcgtcaccctggaag accgtacggttgggcgttcagacgacggctaactttaattccatcaaggtaagaggaagctcttcccttcctgtctga
- the LOC139062667 gene encoding spectrin alpha chain, non-erythrocytic 1-like isoform X1, with translation MSDLSAYGSSIQALKEQAQSCRDLKANESRLRDINKVASELESEGLMAEEAPMVQAQQQEHLGSAPGKVRVVLRLHQNQTWCLCYHSFVCLQDEADSNTASPWKTVRLGVQTTANFNSIKVRGSSSLPV, from the exons atgtcggacctgtcggcttacggcagcagcatccaggccctgaaggagcaggcccagtcctgcagg gacctgaaggccaatgagtcccgcctgagggacatcaacaaggtggcatctgaactggagtcagaaggtctgatggctgaggaggctcctatggttcaggctcag caacaagaacatctgggttctgctcctggaaaggtgcgtgttgtcctccgcctccaccagaaccagacgtggtgtttatgttaccactcatttgtttgtttacaggatgaagccgactctaacacggcgtcaccctggaag accgtacggttgggcgttcagacgacggctaactttaattccatcaaggtaagaggaagctcttcccttcctgtctga
- the LOC139062667 gene encoding spectrin alpha chain, non-erythrocytic 1-like isoform X2, protein MSDLSAYGSSIQALKEQAQSCRDLKANESRLRDINKVASELESEGLMAEEAPMVQAQQQEHLGSAPGKVRVVLRLHQNQTWCLCYHSFVCLQDEADSNTASPWKVSSFS, encoded by the exons atgtcggacctgtcggcttacggcagcagcatccaggccctgaaggagcaggcccagtcctgcagg gacctgaaggccaatgagtcccgcctgagggacatcaacaaggtggcatctgaactggagtcagaaggtctgatggctgaggaggctcctatggttcaggctcag caacaagaacatctgggttctgctcctggaaaggtgcgtgttgtcctccgcctccaccagaaccagacgtggtgtttatgttaccactcatttgtttgtttacaggatgaagccgactctaacacggcgtcaccctggaaggtgagttcattcagctga